The Candidatus Tectomicrobia bacterium genome includes a window with the following:
- the leuB gene encoding 3-isopropylmalate dehydrogenase — protein sequence MALGAYNIAVLPGDGIGREVTVQARKVLEAAGRRFGVSFRFEEALCGGAACDAVGEPLPRKTLDLCRASDAGLFGAVGGPKWDNLPKEKRPEQAILGLRKNLNLFANLRPAKMFDPLVDASSLKPQFVKGLDLLVVREGVGDIYFGQPRGIERLPNGDERAVDTMVYTTPEIRRIVKTACELARVRRKRVCSVDKENVLDNSRLWRRVASEVGKDYPDVELSHMYVDNASMQLIRNPLHFDVIVTGNMFGDILSDAASMLTGSIGMLASANLNETGFGLYEPVHGTAPDIAGQDKANPIAAVMSTAMLCRYTLKRPDMADAIEAAVGGVLAEGCRTPDIYTPGARAVGCNEMGELIAKRVGGSK from the coding sequence ATCGCGTTGGGCGCGTATAATATCGCGGTCCTTCCCGGGGACGGCATCGGGCGGGAGGTGACGGTCCAGGCGCGCAAGGTGCTCGAGGCGGCGGGCCGGAGGTTCGGGGTTTCGTTCCGGTTCGAGGAGGCCCTGTGCGGCGGGGCGGCCTGCGACGCCGTGGGGGAGCCCCTACCCCGGAAGACCCTGGACCTCTGCCGGGCGAGCGACGCGGGGCTCTTCGGCGCCGTGGGCGGGCCCAAGTGGGACAATCTGCCCAAGGAGAAGCGGCCCGAGCAGGCCATCCTGGGGCTCAGGAAGAACCTCAACCTCTTCGCCAACCTGCGCCCCGCCAAGATGTTCGACCCGCTGGTGGACGCCTCCTCGCTCAAGCCCCAGTTCGTGAAGGGGCTGGACCTCCTCGTGGTGCGCGAGGGAGTGGGGGACATCTACTTCGGCCAGCCGCGGGGCATCGAGAGGCTCCCGAACGGGGACGAGCGCGCGGTGGACACCATGGTCTACACCACCCCCGAGATCCGCCGCATCGTGAAGACGGCCTGCGAGCTGGCCCGGGTGCGCCGCAAGCGGGTGTGCTCGGTGGACAAGGAGAACGTCCTCGACAACAGCCGCCTGTGGCGCCGGGTGGCCTCGGAGGTGGGGAAGGACTACCCCGACGTCGAGCTCTCCCACATGTACGTGGACAACGCTTCGATGCAGCTCATCCGCAACCCCCTGCACTTCGACGTCATCGTGACGGGGAACATGTTCGGGGACATCCTGAGTGACGCCGCCTCCATGCTCACCGGCTCCATCGGCATGCTGGCCTCGGCCAACCTGAACGAGACGGGCTTCGGCCTCTATGAGCCGGTGCACGGCACCGCGCCGGACATCGCCGGGCAGGACAAGGCCAACCCCATCGCCGCCGTCATGTCGACGGCCATGCTCTGCCGGTATACCCTCAAGCGGCCCGACATGGCGGACGCCATCGAGGCCGCGGTGGGCGGGGTGCTGGCGGAGGGCTGCCGCACCCCGGACATCTACACCCCGGGCGCCCGGGCGGTGGGCTGCAACGAAATGGGCGAGTTGATCGCGAAGCGAGTGGGAGGAAGCAAGTGA
- a CDS encoding aspartate-semialdehyde dehydrogenase, producing MGLRVAVAGATGAVGREMLRILEERAFPAREVVALASARSEGKTLPYKGGDLRVRRLTHDAFEGIDLALFSAGASRSLEFAPSAVKAGAVVVDNSSAFRMDPGTPLVVPEVNPDALRAHKGIIANPNCSTIQMVAALKPLHDAARIKRVVVSTYQAVSGAGQAAVDELERQVEARARGGESRPVKFAHTIAFNCLPQIDVFLEAGDTKEERKMVDETRKIMGLPDLPVSATCVRVPVFNAHSESVNVEFEQPITPEKARELLSRAPGVEVVDETGKSAYPMPIHASGEDPVYVGRIRRDPSAPNALNLWIVADNLRKGAALNAVQIGELLLAKGLLRVKAA from the coding sequence ATGGGCCTGCGGGTGGCCGTGGCCGGCGCGACCGGCGCGGTCGGAAGAGAAATGCTCCGGATCCTCGAAGAGCGGGCTTTCCCGGCCCGGGAGGTCGTCGCCCTGGCGAGCGCGCGGAGCGAGGGGAAGACGCTCCCCTATAAGGGCGGGGATCTCAGGGTGCGGCGCCTGACGCACGACGCCTTCGAGGGGATAGACCTCGCCCTCTTCTCGGCGGGGGCCTCGCGCTCCCTGGAGTTCGCTCCCTCGGCCGTGAAAGCGGGCGCGGTGGTGGTGGATAACTCCAGCGCCTTCCGGATGGACCCGGGCACCCCCCTCGTGGTGCCCGAGGTGAACCCGGACGCCCTGCGGGCCCACAAGGGCATCATCGCCAACCCCAACTGCTCGACCATCCAGATGGTGGCGGCCCTCAAGCCCCTCCACGACGCGGCGCGCATCAAGCGCGTGGTGGTGAGTACCTACCAGGCGGTGAGCGGGGCGGGCCAGGCGGCCGTGGACGAACTCGAGCGCCAGGTCGAGGCCCGGGCGCGGGGAGGAGAGTCCAGGCCCGTCAAGTTCGCCCACACCATCGCCTTCAACTGCCTGCCCCAGATCGACGTCTTCCTCGAGGCCGGGGACACCAAGGAAGAGCGCAAGATGGTGGACGAGACGCGGAAGATCATGGGCCTCCCGGACCTCCCCGTGAGCGCCACCTGCGTCCGCGTGCCCGTCTTCAACGCACACTCCGAGTCGGTGAACGTAGAGTTCGAGCAGCCCATCACCCCCGAGAAGGCCCGGGAGCTCCTCTCGCGCGCCCCGGGGGTCGAGGTGGTGGACGAGACGGGGAAGTCCGCCTATCCCATGCCCATCCATGCCTCGGGCGAGGACCCGGTGTACGTGGGCCGCATCCGGCGCGATCCCTCCGCCCCGAACGCCCTGAACCTCTGGATCGTGGCGGACAACCTCCGCAAGGGCGCCGCCCTGAACGCGGTGCAGATCGGGGAGCTCCTGCTGGCGAAGGGCCTCCTCCGGGTGAAGGCGGCTTGA
- the mtnP gene encoding S-methyl-5'-thioadenosine phosphorylase, protein MRAEIGVIGGSGLYAMAELTGLEEADLSTPFGKPSAPYVLGTLSGKRVAFLPRHGRGHVLMPGEIPFRANIHGFKQLGCEWIISVSAVGSLREEIRPGDIVIPDQFIDLTRNRPGTFFGGGVVAHVSMADPVCHRLSAILEAAARRAGAAVHAGGVYVCMEGPQFSSRAESFRYRDWKASVIGMTNMPEAKLAREAELSYATIALATDYDCWHEEEEDVSVEAVVALIQRNAALAQRIIREAVPEIGGPSPFAGSLAAAIITDRAHIPPEARERLHLLIGKYLR, encoded by the coding sequence GTGAGAGCCGAGATCGGCGTCATCGGCGGGAGCGGTCTCTACGCCATGGCCGAGCTGACCGGGTTGGAGGAGGCCGATCTCTCCACCCCCTTCGGCAAGCCCTCGGCCCCCTACGTGCTCGGCACCCTCTCCGGCAAGCGCGTCGCCTTCCTCCCCCGCCACGGGCGCGGCCACGTGCTCATGCCGGGCGAGATACCCTTCCGCGCCAACATCCACGGCTTCAAGCAGCTCGGCTGCGAATGGATCATCTCGGTGAGTGCCGTGGGGAGCCTCAGAGAGGAAATCCGCCCCGGCGATATCGTCATCCCGGATCAGTTCATCGACCTGACCAGGAACCGCCCGGGCACCTTCTTCGGGGGCGGCGTGGTGGCCCACGTCTCGATGGCCGACCCGGTCTGCCACAGGCTCAGCGCAATCCTGGAAGCCGCCGCGCGCCGGGCCGGCGCCGCCGTCCACGCCGGGGGCGTTTACGTCTGCATGGAAGGGCCCCAGTTCAGCAGCCGGGCGGAGAGCTTCCGCTACCGCGACTGGAAGGCCTCCGTCATCGGCATGACCAACATGCCCGAGGCCAAGCTGGCCCGGGAGGCGGAGCTGAGCTACGCCACCATCGCCCTGGCCACCGACTACGACTGCTGGCACGAGGAGGAAGAGGACGTGAGCGTCGAGGCGGTGGTCGCCTTGATCCAGCGCAACGCCGCCCTCGCCCAGCGCATCATCCGCGAGGCCGTGCCCGAGATAGGGGGGCCCAGCCCCTTCGCCGGCTCCCTCGCCGCCGCCATCATCACCGACCGGGCCCACATCCCCCCCGAGGCGCGGGAGCGCCTCCATCTCCTGATTGGAAAGTACCTCCGATGA
- the hemL gene encoding glutamate-1-semialdehyde 2,1-aminomutase produces the protein MTARPKSEALFQAAQKRIPGGVDSPVRAFRGVGGTPFFVERGKGSRIWDADGNAYIDYVLSWGPLILGHAHPRVVEALREAAARGTSYGAPTALETELAGLTQAAYPSMEMLRFVNSGTEATMSAIRLARGFTGRDAIVKFEGCYHGHADGLLVKAGSGGATLGVPDSAGVPADYARNTLTLAYNDTGAVEEIFEVMGGKIAAVIVEPVAGNMGLVPPRPGFLEALRRETEKAGALLIFDEVMSGFRVAWGGAQARFGVRPDLTTLGKVIGGGLPVGAFGGRREVMERLAPLGPVYQAGTLSGNPLAMTAGIETLRVMKEEGLPEALEGRTARLAEGMLAAAREAGIPAWGAHCGTMFCLFFQEGPVYNFADAKRSDTKAYGRFFHAMLERGVALAPSQFEVGFLSSAHQEADVEATLAAAREAFASL, from the coding sequence ATGACCGCACGGCCGAAGTCCGAAGCCCTCTTCCAGGCGGCCCAGAAGCGCATCCCCGGCGGGGTGGACAGCCCCGTGCGCGCCTTCCGCGGGGTGGGCGGCACCCCTTTCTTCGTGGAACGGGGGAAGGGCAGCCGAATCTGGGACGCGGACGGCAACGCCTACATCGACTACGTCCTATCCTGGGGGCCGCTCATCCTGGGGCACGCCCACCCGCGCGTGGTGGAGGCCCTGCGCGAGGCCGCCGCCCGGGGGACGAGCTACGGAGCCCCCACGGCGCTGGAGACCGAGCTGGCCGGGTTGACCCAGGCGGCCTACCCCTCGATGGAGATGCTCCGCTTCGTGAACTCGGGGACCGAGGCCACCATGTCGGCCATCCGGCTGGCGCGGGGGTTCACCGGGCGGGACGCCATCGTCAAGTTCGAGGGCTGCTACCACGGCCACGCCGACGGTCTCCTGGTCAAGGCGGGGAGCGGGGGCGCGACCCTCGGCGTGCCGGACAGCGCCGGGGTGCCGGCCGATTACGCCCGCAACACGTTGACCCTCGCCTACAACGACACCGGGGCCGTGGAGGAAATCTTCGAGGTGATGGGCGGGAAAATCGCGGCCGTCATCGTGGAGCCGGTGGCGGGGAATATGGGCCTCGTGCCCCCCCGGCCGGGCTTTTTGGAGGCCCTGCGGCGGGAGACGGAGAAGGCGGGCGCCCTGCTCATCTTCGACGAGGTGATGAGCGGCTTCCGGGTGGCCTGGGGCGGCGCCCAGGCTCGCTTCGGCGTCCGGCCCGACCTCACTACCCTGGGCAAGGTGATCGGGGGGGGGCTCCCCGTCGGGGCCTTCGGCGGCCGGCGGGAGGTCATGGAGCGCCTGGCCCCCTTGGGCCCGGTGTACCAGGCGGGGACGCTCTCGGGGAACCCCCTCGCCATGACGGCCGGCATCGAGACCCTGCGGGTGATGAAGGAGGAGGGGCTGCCCGAGGCCCTAGAGGGCCGGACGGCCCGGCTGGCGGAGGGGATGCTGGCCGCCGCCCGGGAGGCCGGGATCCCCGCCTGGGGCGCCCACTGCGGCACCATGTTCTGCCTGTTCTTTCAGGAAGGGCCGGTGTACAATTTCGCCGACGCCAAGCGGTCGGATACGAAAGCGTACGGGAGGTTCTTCCACGCGATGCTGGAGCGCGGGGTGGCCCTGGCTCCGAGCCAGTTCGAGGTGGGTTTCCTCTCGAGCGCGCACCAGGAGGCGGACGTGGAGGCCACCCTGGCCGCGGCGCGGGAGGCCTTCGCCTCCCTCTAG
- a CDS encoding septum formation initiator family protein — protein sequence MRLLRLPWLKITGGGWRLFTWLAFSLCLLMLGSAVLGRDGFLSVWVNRERLAGLRADLGEMERANGRLRREVQSLREDMRAIERIAREELGLVKPGETVYEFTPAEER from the coding sequence ATGAGGCTTCTCCGGCTGCCCTGGCTCAAGATCACCGGCGGGGGCTGGCGCCTGTTCACTTGGCTGGCCTTCTCCCTCTGCCTCCTGATGCTGGGCTCGGCCGTCCTGGGCCGGGACGGCTTTCTCTCCGTCTGGGTGAACCGCGAGCGTCTGGCGGGCCTGCGGGCCGACCTTGGGGAGATGGAGCGGGCGAACGGACGCCTGCGCCGCGAGGTGCAGTCCCTCCGGGAGGACATGCGGGCCATCGAGCGCATCGCCCGGGAGGAGCTGGGTCTCGTCAAGCCGGGCGAGACCGTGTACGAGTTCACCCCCGCGGAGGAGCGGTAG
- the fdhD gene encoding formate dehydrogenase accessory sulfurtransferase FdhD yields the protein MYHHVYHFSAGKFSQKKIHVVAEMPFSIRVNGRELATMMCTPVKLRELTLGFLAFERFIDSIDDVKSIEVDEEEGEAHVELNKPLIQIERRVFTSGCGGGITFHLDIHDYPPIRTSRVLDPLTIPGLIEKLTAAAVLYRQSRGIHTAALSDGEELIAVAEDVGRHNALDKLRGETLEKRIDTRDLILVGTGRISSEMLRKAARMNVPFVVSRTSPTSLSIAVAKRLGITLVGYARPGRFTVYSHPENLALPKAGGEEMDESPRRGAALRGNGIQGEGSSGGQAGAGRLPEAGSPSNGQAGSAAPAVRRGERRGKRKGGQAGRKKEKEFLDVADQAFAHQVAVSTWREAEEVLASAPSFEEGIRHLRELGDFAERGEYAPIWKRHWGEALGRLEPAAPPHARLEVLREAVLKSVEEEDEARQHEGRLSIIYDKEGQEFIDYAMRRLLEEASGEIEDI from the coding sequence ATGTATCACCACGTCTACCATTTCAGCGCCGGCAAATTCTCTCAGAAGAAGATTCATGTGGTGGCCGAGATGCCGTTCTCCATCCGGGTGAACGGGCGCGAGCTGGCCACCATGATGTGCACTCCGGTGAAACTCCGGGAGCTCACCCTGGGATTCCTCGCCTTCGAGCGGTTCATCGATTCGATTGACGATGTCAAGAGCATCGAGGTGGATGAAGAGGAAGGCGAGGCGCACGTCGAGCTGAACAAGCCTCTCATCCAAATCGAGCGGCGGGTCTTCACCTCGGGCTGCGGGGGCGGGATCACCTTCCACCTGGACATTCACGACTACCCCCCGATCCGGACCAGCCGCGTCCTTGATCCTCTGACGATCCCCGGCCTGATCGAGAAGCTGACGGCGGCGGCCGTGCTTTACCGCCAATCGCGCGGCATTCACACCGCCGCCCTCTCCGATGGGGAGGAGCTGATTGCCGTGGCCGAGGACGTGGGGCGTCACAATGCACTCGATAAGCTGCGCGGCGAGACCCTGGAGAAAAGGATCGACACGCGCGACCTCATCCTGGTCGGCACCGGGCGCATTTCCTCCGAAATGCTTCGCAAGGCGGCGCGCATGAACGTGCCCTTCGTCGTTTCGCGGACGTCGCCGACGAGCCTCTCGATTGCCGTCGCCAAGCGGCTGGGCATCACCTTGGTCGGCTATGCCCGGCCGGGCCGCTTTACGGTGTATTCCCATCCCGAGAATCTGGCCCTGCCCAAAGCCGGCGGAGAGGAGATGGATGAGAGTCCCCGGCGGGGCGCGGCCCTCCGCGGAAACGGGATCCAGGGCGAGGGAAGCTCCGGCGGCCAAGCCGGTGCGGGGCGCTTGCCGGAGGCCGGCTCCCCTTCGAACGGGCAGGCCGGGTCCGCCGCGCCGGCGGTGCGCCGCGGCGAGCGGCGGGGAAAGCGGAAGGGCGGCCAGGCGGGGCGGAAGAAGGAAAAAGAGTTTCTCGACGTCGCGGACCAGGCCTTCGCGCATCAGGTCGCCGTTTCCACCTGGCGTGAGGCGGAAGAGGTGCTCGCGTCCGCCCCCTCGTTCGAGGAGGGCATCCGTCATTTGCGGGAGTTGGGGGATTTCGCGGAACGGGGGGAGTACGCGCCCATCTGGAAGCGGCATTGGGGCGAAGCCCTCGGCCGGCTGGAGCCGGCGGCTCCGCCTCACGCGCGCTTGGAGGTCCTGCGGGAGGCGGTTTTGAAATCGGTGGAGGAAGAGGATGAAGCCCGCCAGCACGAGGGACGGCTCTCCATCATCTATGACAAGGAAGGGCAAGAGTTCATTGACTACGCGATGCGGCGCTTGCTCGAGGAGGCCAGCGGTGAGATCGAGGATATCTGA
- a CDS encoding 4Fe-4S binding protein codes for MAARLIRSAITRAETERPRPGLALSVPSTVLVYTDRPEGLRLASRLAEQMDVCVVLDEEAAGFDELKPGRASSSLTRGKIVRIKGHLGSFRATLRTRQAIDLDVCTRCDRCIPACHTQAITQGLRLIASKCDECGDCLKECAGVGAIRIPRDETREIAVGQIVALVEGARAPQSGLHTGYHLVPADDGAFDLDAIAYRVSRLSGGFSRPAYVSYEEEICAGGSAQIEGCGICLSQCPYDALSRAGARIRVEEACCEGCGGCVSACPTSALRFRSPSLEEVDAQLRAFLAPLPDEPPGGNRPAVVFHCGERGAEALRRAGENRWLPGRNFLAVEVPCLRFVSEALVFRSFQLGAAGVALLGCAACPNGERPMLEARMAFCRATLEAFGFGEERLSLIAVEASEEPYYLASAAGELGAFLGALGPAPLPPFGGGAFSPPGEDGDGPGGSAANRRMVVDALRAFLGATGRQPGRILGDTPLPYAEVKVRKEGCTLCAGCVFVCPTNALVMENPDGAKALAFNHLKCVACGMCEKACPEGVVTIERGFAVSRAALGYQDLARDEMVKCIGCGREYINKQALEGILGRLVGLEGLGDTFAGGRKDLLRMCPDCRGAQAMLEVERGWTP; via the coding sequence ATGGCCGCCCGGCTGATTCGCTCCGCCATCACCCGCGCGGAGACAGAGCGCCCTCGCCCCGGGCTCGCTCTCTCCGTGCCCTCGACGGTGCTCGTCTACACGGATCGGCCCGAGGGGCTCCGGCTGGCGAGCCGCCTGGCGGAACAGATGGATGTGTGCGTCGTCCTCGATGAGGAGGCGGCGGGCTTCGACGAGTTGAAGCCCGGCCGTGCCTCTTCTTCCCTGACGCGGGGGAAGATCGTCCGGATCAAGGGCCATCTGGGCTCCTTCCGCGCCACCCTGCGGACGCGGCAGGCAATCGACCTGGACGTCTGTACCCGCTGCGACCGCTGCATACCCGCATGCCACACCCAGGCGATCACCCAGGGGCTCCGCTTGATCGCCTCGAAGTGCGACGAGTGCGGCGATTGCCTGAAGGAGTGCGCCGGAGTCGGCGCCATCCGCATCCCGCGAGATGAGACGAGAGAGATCGCCGTGGGCCAAATCGTCGCTCTCGTCGAGGGAGCGAGGGCGCCTCAATCCGGCCTGCATACGGGCTATCACCTCGTGCCGGCGGACGATGGCGCGTTCGACCTGGACGCGATCGCCTATCGGGTGTCCCGCCTCAGCGGCGGGTTCAGCCGGCCCGCCTATGTGAGCTATGAGGAAGAAATTTGCGCCGGGGGTTCCGCTCAGATCGAGGGGTGCGGGATTTGCCTCAGCCAGTGCCCCTATGACGCCCTCTCCCGGGCGGGCGCGCGGATTCGGGTGGAGGAGGCCTGCTGCGAGGGGTGCGGCGGCTGCGTTTCGGCGTGCCCGACCTCGGCGCTGCGTTTCCGCAGCCCCTCGCTCGAGGAGGTTGACGCCCAGCTGCGCGCGTTCCTGGCGCCGCTTCCGGACGAGCCTCCGGGGGGAAACCGCCCGGCGGTCGTCTTCCACTGCGGCGAGCGGGGGGCCGAGGCCCTCCGCAGGGCGGGGGAGAACCGGTGGCTGCCGGGGAGGAACTTTCTCGCGGTCGAGGTCCCTTGCCTGCGGTTCGTTTCGGAGGCGCTTGTGTTTCGCAGCTTCCAGCTGGGAGCCGCCGGGGTGGCGCTTTTGGGGTGCGCGGCCTGCCCGAACGGGGAGCGTCCCATGCTTGAGGCGCGCATGGCGTTCTGCCGCGCCACGCTCGAGGCCTTCGGTTTTGGTGAAGAGCGCCTGTCGCTGATCGCCGTGGAGGCTTCCGAGGAGCCCTACTACCTCGCATCGGCCGCCGGCGAGCTCGGGGCCTTCCTCGGCGCGCTCGGGCCGGCCCCGCTGCCCCCGTTCGGGGGCGGCGCCTTTTCACCTCCGGGGGAGGATGGAGACGGCCCCGGCGGATCCGCCGCGAACCGCCGGATGGTGGTCGACGCGTTGCGCGCCTTCCTGGGCGCGACAGGCAGGCAGCCGGGGCGGATACTCGGGGACACGCCCCTGCCTTATGCGGAGGTCAAGGTACGCAAGGAGGGCTGCACGCTTTGCGCCGGATGCGTCTTCGTCTGCCCGACGAACGCCCTCGTCATGGAGAATCCCGATGGCGCCAAGGCGCTGGCGTTCAACCATCTGAAATGCGTCGCGTGCGGCATGTGCGAGAAGGCGTGCCCCGAGGGCGTGGTGACGATCGAGCGCGGATTTGCCGTCAGCCGCGCCGCGCTGGGCTATCAGGACCTCGCCCGGGACGAGATGGTCAAGTGCATCGGCTGCGGGCGCGAGTACATCAATAAGCAGGCGCTCGAGGGCATCCTGGGCAGGCTGGTGGGGCTGGAGGGGCTCGGCGACACCTTCGCCGGCGGCCGCAAGGATCTGCTGCGGATGTGCCCGGACTGCCGCGGGGCCCAGGCGATGCTGGAAGTGGAGCGGGGCTGGACGCCATGA
- a CDS encoding molecular chaperone TorD family protein: protein MLSRLFLAEAAADLMRVLAQGARERGRNAAAMDPLISEGWFQLGELCAKGEVQQWADDCSREYVTLFVGPGIPRLTPCESYYRSGRAYGPHLALVRGFMEKAGLEAAEDASEPADHISFEFQILQCLIEKQASCEAPDDEAEWLSLQGEFVRRHLGAWAPRFFEDIANEKPLFFGAFAKIGSGYIAWERSLLKEWGPQAEEENLVQIRLDRPWKGPLFDPSPPHPERIEQPLSEEKDSRS from the coding sequence TTGCTCTCCCGGCTCTTTCTGGCCGAGGCGGCCGCGGACTTGATGCGCGTTCTGGCCCAGGGAGCGCGGGAGAGGGGGCGAAATGCGGCGGCGATGGATCCCCTCATCTCCGAGGGCTGGTTCCAGCTGGGAGAACTCTGCGCCAAAGGAGAGGTTCAGCAGTGGGCGGATGATTGCAGCCGGGAGTACGTGACCCTTTTTGTGGGGCCGGGAATTCCCCGGCTCACCCCCTGCGAATCGTACTACCGCTCCGGCCGGGCCTATGGCCCTCATCTGGCCCTTGTGCGCGGCTTTATGGAGAAGGCCGGGCTCGAGGCCGCGGAGGATGCCTCGGAGCCTGCAGACCACATCTCTTTTGAATTTCAGATTCTCCAATGCCTCATCGAGAAGCAGGCTTCCTGCGAGGCTCCCGACGACGAGGCGGAATGGCTTTCCCTGCAGGGAGAGTTCGTCCGGCGCCACCTGGGAGCATGGGCCCCGCGGTTTTTCGAGGATATCGCCAATGAAAAACCCTTGTTCTTCGGAGCGTTTGCGAAAATAGGGAGTGGCTATATCGCATGGGAGCGATCCCTGCTCAAGGAGTGGGGGCCGCAGGCCGAGGAGGAAAATCTCGTTCAAATTCGGCTGGATCGGCCATGGAAAGGCCCTCTTTTCGATCCTTCTCCGCCTCATCCGGAGAGGATCGAGCAGCCTCTCTCCGAGGAAAAGGATTCCAGAAGCTGA